In Phreatobacter aquaticus, a single genomic region encodes these proteins:
- a CDS encoding MFS transporter, translating into MTSTDTARPETWRTPFVIVVCGCLIGLLSFGPRSVVGMFLMPISNENGWTRDVLSMTIAIQNLMWGIGQPFAGAIADRFGTLRVFWAGAIMYALGLACMGLPLPPLAMHVISGTLVGLGLAGVSFNLVLSCFAKLLPESRRPSAMGAGTAASSLGQFLFAPLTPLLIDLFGWKVALFVFACVPALIFPLAFALATNPAANVGAGTGAEKSVAATLKEAFSHPSYVYLVIGFFTCGFQLAFITTHYPPYLADLKMPAWVAGFALAFIGLFNIVGSLTSGWLSGRMLKRWLLVYIYFARGAVGLMLIVLPPSPAVALLFAALMGLLWLSTVPPTSGLVALMFGTRYMAMLYGFVFFSHQVGGFLGVWLGGLMYERTGSYDIMWWLSVLFCIGSGLINIPIKEQPAKPAALVPAE; encoded by the coding sequence ATGACCTCGACAGACACCGCCCGCCCCGAGACCTGGCGCACGCCCTTCGTGATCGTCGTCTGCGGCTGCCTGATCGGCCTGCTCTCGTTCGGCCCGCGCTCGGTGGTTGGCATGTTCCTCATGCCGATCTCCAACGAGAACGGCTGGACGCGTGACGTCCTGTCGATGACGATTGCCATTCAGAACCTGATGTGGGGTATCGGCCAGCCCTTCGCCGGCGCCATTGCCGACCGGTTCGGCACGCTCCGGGTGTTCTGGGCCGGCGCCATCATGTACGCGCTTGGTCTCGCCTGCATGGGCCTGCCGCTGCCCCCGCTCGCCATGCATGTCATCTCCGGCACGCTGGTCGGTCTCGGCCTTGCCGGCGTCTCGTTCAACCTGGTTCTGTCCTGCTTCGCCAAGCTCCTGCCCGAGAGCCGCCGGCCCTCCGCGATGGGAGCCGGCACCGCTGCCTCCTCGCTCGGACAGTTCCTGTTCGCGCCGCTGACGCCCCTGCTGATCGACCTGTTCGGCTGGAAGGTCGCCCTCTTCGTCTTCGCCTGCGTGCCGGCCCTGATCTTTCCGCTGGCCTTCGCGCTGGCGACCAATCCGGCCGCCAATGTCGGTGCGGGCACCGGCGCGGAGAAGAGCGTCGCCGCGACGCTGAAGGAGGCCTTCTCCCATCCGAGCTATGTCTATCTGGTGATCGGCTTCTTCACCTGCGGCTTCCAGCTCGCCTTCATCACCACGCACTACCCGCCCTACCTGGCGGATCTGAAGATGCCCGCCTGGGTCGCGGGTTTCGCGCTGGCCTTCATCGGACTGTTCAACATCGTGGGATCGCTCACCTCCGGCTGGCTGTCGGGCCGGATGTTGAAGCGCTGGCTGCTGGTCTATATCTATTTCGCCCGTGGCGCCGTCGGCCTCATGCTGATCGTGCTGCCGCCAAGCCCGGCCGTCGCCCTGCTGTTCGCGGCCCTGATGGGCCTCCTGTGGCTCTCCACCGTGCCGCCGACCTCCGGCCTCGTCGCGCTGATGTTCGGCACGCGCTACATGGCGATGCTCTACGGCTTCGTGTTCTTCTCCCACCAGGTCGGTGGGTTCCTCGGCGTCTGGCTGGGCGGCCTGATGTACGAGCGCACCGGCTCCTATGACATCATGTGGTGGCTGAGCGTGCTGTTCTGCATCGGCTCCGGCCTGATCAACATTCCGATCAAGGAACAGCCGGCCAAGCCGGCGGCTCTGGTGCCGGCCGAATAA
- the mepA gene encoding penicillin-insensitive murein endopeptidase produces MLARLPLVALVLAAALQPLAAQDRGTLTPRVLPPLANPDDPNLAAKELFGRATSGAPMQARAFGFYSRGCVAGATALPVNGETWQVMRLSRNRNWAHPDMIGFLERFARNVPRVSRWPGILVGDLSQPRGGPMLTGHASHQIGLDADIWLMPMPRRTLTAEEREMTSAINMVRADRRDIDPATWTPEHLKVIRAAATDPQVERVLVNAAIKKALCREASGDRSWLGKVRPVPGHNYHMHIRIRCPAGDASCRPQDPPPTTDGCGADLDWWFTEAVLNPRPNPNWRPPPPITLAALPEACRQVLVAR; encoded by the coding sequence ATGCTCGCCCGCCTCCCCCTCGTCGCCCTCGTCCTTGCCGCAGCGCTCCAGCCGCTGGCGGCCCAGGACCGCGGCACGCTGACGCCACGCGTTCTTCCGCCGCTGGCCAATCCCGACGATCCGAACCTGGCCGCCAAGGAGCTGTTCGGCCGGGCGACATCCGGGGCGCCGATGCAGGCGCGCGCCTTCGGCTTCTATTCGCGCGGCTGCGTCGCCGGCGCGACCGCCCTACCGGTCAATGGCGAGACCTGGCAGGTCATGCGCCTGTCGCGCAACCGCAACTGGGCCCATCCCGACATGATCGGCTTCCTGGAGCGGTTTGCCCGCAACGTGCCGCGCGTCTCGCGCTGGCCGGGCATCCTGGTCGGCGACCTGTCACAGCCGCGCGGCGGCCCCATGCTCACCGGCCACGCCTCGCACCAGATCGGGCTCGATGCCGATATCTGGCTGATGCCCATGCCGCGGCGGACCCTGACTGCCGAGGAACGGGAAATGACCTCGGCCATCAACATGGTGCGCGCCGACCGCCGCGACATCGATCCAGCCACCTGGACGCCCGAGCATCTCAAGGTGATCCGGGCTGCCGCCACCGACCCGCAGGTGGAGCGGGTGCTGGTCAATGCCGCCATCAAGAAGGCGCTGTGCCGCGAAGCCAGCGGCGATCGCTCATGGCTTGGCAAGGTGCGCCCCGTGCCGGGTCATAATTATCACATGCACATCCGCATCCGCTGCCCGGCCGGTGACGCGTCCTGCCGGCCGCAGGACCCGCCTCCGACCACAGATGGCTGCGGAGCCGATCTCGACTGGTGGTTCACCGAGGCGGTCTTGAACCCCCGCCCCAATCCGAACTGGCGCCCGCCGCCGCCGATCACCCTGGCGGCCCTGCCGGAGGCCTGCCGTCAGGTGCTGGTGGCGCGGTAG
- a CDS encoding ArgK/MeaB family GTPase, translating into MSSADRARTVLTLDGLRTGGKRAMAAALAAIETAAGSIELADLLDRACRDPRAATLGLTGPPGVGKSTLSNALVSGWRRAGETVGVIAIDPSSRRTGGALLGDRARISTDPTDRGVFIRSMAARDRLGGLSDQTVAAMVLMRAVYDRVLIESVGIGQSEADVAMVADTVVLCIQPGSGDSLQFMKAGVMELPDVIVVTKADMGEAALRAKADVEGALTLVTRDSGAWVAPVVLVSSTTGSGLDALADAVAAHAGWLAGTRLTERRVLQERQWVEETIRTRFGTAGLALLPGLDARDGPFQRERAATESLARRLAGSGH; encoded by the coding sequence ATGTCCTCCGCTGATCGTGCGCGGACCGTCCTGACGCTCGATGGCCTGCGCACCGGCGGCAAGCGCGCCATGGCGGCGGCGCTTGCGGCGATCGAGACGGCTGCCGGGTCCATCGAACTCGCAGATCTCCTCGACCGGGCCTGCCGCGATCCACGGGCGGCAACACTCGGCCTCACCGGGCCGCCGGGCGTCGGCAAGTCGACCCTCTCCAACGCCCTTGTCAGCGGCTGGCGCCGGGCCGGTGAGACCGTCGGCGTGATCGCCATCGATCCCTCGTCGCGGCGCACTGGCGGCGCTCTGCTGGGCGACCGGGCCCGCATCTCCACCGACCCGACCGATCGCGGCGTCTTCATCCGCTCCATGGCGGCACGCGACCGGTTGGGCGGGCTCTCAGACCAGACGGTTGCCGCCATGGTGCTGATGCGCGCGGTCTATGACCGCGTGCTGATCGAGAGTGTCGGCATTGGCCAGTCGGAAGCCGATGTCGCGATGGTCGCCGACACGGTGGTGCTGTGCATTCAGCCGGGCTCGGGCGACAGCCTGCAATTCATGAAGGCCGGCGTCATGGAACTGCCGGATGTCATCGTGGTGACCAAGGCCGACATGGGCGAGGCCGCCTTGCGCGCCAAGGCCGATGTCGAGGGCGCACTGACGCTGGTGACGCGGGATTCCGGCGCCTGGGTCGCACCGGTCGTTCTGGTCTCATCGACGACGGGCTCCGGTCTCGATGCCCTCGCTGACGCCGTCGCCGCCCATGCTGGCTGGCTGGCTGGCACGAGGCTGACCGAGCGGCGTGTGCTGCAGGAGCGGCAATGGGTCGAGGAGACGATCCGCACGCGCTTCGGCACGGCCGGCCTGGCGCTGCTCCCGGGTCTCGATGCCCGTGACGGTCCCTTCCAGCGCGAGCGCGCCGCCACCGAAAGTCTCGCGCGCCGCCTTGCCGGCTCCGGGCATTAA
- a CDS encoding cell wall hydrolase yields MVLVPGLAASFLVLGNQPVAHQDLTSFLAARSGADQTWRRHVASLVRPSMAVASFALPQPLPRQTTEPLRVLAAHGGMSATPVDPRRSGRMPGPALGAGMDSAVIYPAVNREAKGDLLLERVSLRPSIGSLRQEPSLFTPPTDLASIGRFEAEDLGEIVDTEHSPLALGGIQLAAVTPGIGIDDRSTAARLGLGAPFISPADPLLAEGPAEDAPRLGAVPSSERAGISITGDGLIARAGAGFGAPSIPLENEPFRVATTHEATAGFDPMPGGFATDRRGDQPNGVVARALTMPAPSALQPSQPMPVMRPPTNGHPALALGLSGPTLVRAERCLAEAVYWEARSEPERGQMAVAQVVLNRANSGFYPRDVCGVVYQNAHRHLACQFTFACEGRRSLVPTEAEPWAQATRIARGMMSGQLWLADVGHATHYHATYVRPWWARSMNRLQQIGVHVFYRPRNWGSEPQPVAAPQAQAVAAGGAS; encoded by the coding sequence ATGGTCCTTGTTCCGGGCCTCGCCGCGTCTTTCCTGGTCCTCGGCAACCAGCCGGTGGCCCATCAGGATCTGACAAGCTTTCTCGCGGCCCGGTCGGGCGCTGACCAGACGTGGCGCCGCCATGTCGCAAGCCTTGTGCGCCCCTCCATGGCGGTCGCAAGCTTCGCCCTGCCTCAGCCCCTGCCGCGTCAGACGACCGAGCCGCTGCGTGTCCTTGCGGCCCATGGCGGGATGTCCGCGACGCCGGTCGATCCCCGCCGGTCCGGTCGCATGCCGGGCCCGGCGCTCGGCGCTGGCATGGACAGCGCCGTGATCTATCCGGCGGTCAATCGCGAAGCCAAGGGCGACCTGCTGCTCGAGCGCGTGTCACTGCGTCCCAGCATTGGATCGCTCCGCCAGGAGCCGTCCCTGTTCACCCCGCCGACCGATCTGGCCTCCATCGGCCGCTTCGAGGCCGAGGATCTCGGCGAGATCGTCGATACCGAACATTCGCCGCTGGCGCTTGGCGGCATCCAGCTTGCGGCGGTGACGCCGGGTATCGGCATCGATGACCGGTCGACGGCCGCGAGGCTTGGCCTCGGCGCGCCATTCATCTCGCCTGCCGATCCGCTGCTTGCCGAAGGTCCTGCCGAGGACGCCCCGCGCCTTGGCGCAGTCCCATCGAGCGAGCGCGCCGGTATCTCCATCACCGGCGATGGCCTTATCGCCCGCGCGGGCGCCGGCTTCGGCGCGCCGTCGATCCCGCTCGAGAATGAGCCGTTCCGTGTCGCGACCACCCACGAGGCGACGGCCGGCTTCGATCCGATGCCGGGCGGCTTTGCCACCGATCGTCGTGGCGACCAGCCGAACGGCGTCGTGGCCCGCGCTCTGACCATGCCGGCGCCGTCGGCGCTGCAGCCCTCCCAGCCGATGCCGGTGATGCGGCCGCCGACCAATGGTCATCCCGCCCTCGCCCTGGGCCTGTCGGGGCCGACGCTGGTGCGCGCCGAACGCTGCCTTGCCGAGGCCGTCTATTGGGAGGCGCGCAGCGAGCCGGAGCGTGGCCAGATGGCGGTCGCTCAGGTCGTGCTCAACCGGGCCAATTCCGGCTTCTATCCGCGCGATGTCTGCGGCGTCGTCTATCAGAACGCCCACCGGCACCTCGCCTGCCAGTTCACCTTCGCCTGCGAGGGGCGACGCAGCCTCGTGCCGACCGAGGCCGAACCCTGGGCGCAGGCGACCCGCATCGCACGCGGCATGATGTCCGGTCAGCTCTGGCTTGCCGATGTGGGCCACGCGACCCATTACCACGCGACCTATGTCCGCCCCTGGTGGGCACGCTCGATGAACCGCCTGCAGCAGATCGGCGTCCATGTGTTCTACCGCCCGCGCAACTGGGGCTCCGAGCCGCAACCGGTCGCGGCGCCTCAGGCCCAGGCGGTCGCCGCAGGCGGCGCAAGCTGA